The genomic window GCCTCAGGAAGCCGCCGAACAGGTACTCGTCGATCCCCGGCGGCAGGGGCGCGCTGGGCGTGTACATCGTCGCCGGGTCCCCGCCGATGGCGACCACCACCGGCATGCGCCCGCCGCGCTGCTTCTTCCACGCGCGGTAATGCGCGGCGCCGCCCTTGTGCCGCTGCCAGTGCATCCCCGTCGACGTCGGCCCGAACACCTGCATCCGGTACATCCCGATGTTCTGGATCCCCGTTTCGGGATCGGACGTCACCACCATGGGGAGCGTGATGAAGGGCCCGCCGTCGTGCGGCCAGGTCTTCAGCACGGGAAAGCGGGTCAGGTCGAACTCGCCCTCGCGGAGGATCACCTGCTGGCAGGGGGGCGCGCCCTTGTACGGCCGCGGCGGCACCTTGGTGAGCTCCGCGAGCTTGGGGAGCATCGCCATCTTCCCCCACAGCCCCTTGGGGATCTCCGGCTTCACCAGCTCGGCGATGCGGCGCGCGTGCACCTCCACATCATCGACCCCCAGCGCCGCGGCCATCCGCCGCCACGACCCGAAGATGTTGATGGCGACGGGGATGGGACTCTCCGTGCCGTCCATCAGCACCGGCCGCTCGAAGAGGAGCGCCGGCCCGCCGCCCGGAAGCTTCATCGTCCGATCCGTGATCTCCGCCATCTCCAGATCCACGGAGACAGGCTGCCGAATGCGCACGAGCTGCCCCGTACGATCCAGGAAGCGGAGAAAATCCCTTAAATTCTGATACACCATTCTATACCCGCGCCCCTGTATCCGTTCGCCACAAACGCAAAGGCGAGGTCGAACGCCTCGCCCGCAACCGCAGTTCTCCCCCTCTCCCGAGAACGAGAGGGGCACCCTCTCCTGTTATCGGGAGAGGGGGCCGGGGGGTGAGGGCCTGTTACCCGCGCACACTCACCTGGTGCGCGATCATCGTCACCAGGCCGTACGACAGGTACGCCACCGCACCCACCAGCAGGAGCCTGCGCGCCAGCCGCATCTGGTTCACCCCCACGTCGTCGAACTTCCCCTCCGGCTTCCACATCGACCCCAGGCCGCCCGGCCCGCCGCGCGAGTGCCTCGTATGCGCGATGAGCTGCAGGAGCGCGGACGCGACGCAGCACCCCATGAACGAGAGCAGGAGCGTCATCGCGAAGACCTGGAGGGCGCGCGGCATCAGCGCTTCGTCCCCCAGTGCAGCGCCGCGATCCCGCCGGAGAGCGTCGTCCAGCCGATGTCCGCGAAGCCGGCGCGCTCCATCCGCGCGGCGAGCTCCGGCGGCTCCGGGAACTGGCGCACCGACTCGGGAAGGTACGTGTACGCCGAGTCGTGCTTCGACACCAGCCGCCCCACCGCCGGCAGCACGCGCAGGAAGTAGAAGAGGTACAGCCCGCGAAACGGCTGCCACCCGGGCGTGGTGAACTCCAGGATCACGAAGCGCGCCCCCGGCTTCAGCACCCGCGCCGTCTCGCGCAGCCCCACGTCCAGATCGGCCAGGTTGCGCACCCCGAACCCGACGGTCGCGCCGTCGAACGACTCGTCCGCGAAGGGAAGGAGCATCGCGTCCGCGCAGGCGGGCTCCACGGGGATGGACGCCAGCTTGTCCGTGCCGTGCTCCAGCATGGCGTAGGTGAAGTCGCTTCCCACCACGCGTCCCGTGAAGCCGGGGCGGCGCGCCAGCTCCACGGAAAGGTCCAGCGTCCCCGCGCAGGAGTCCAGGTAGGTGCCGCCCGGATTGCGCTCCCACCCCAGCCGGTCCACCGCGCGGCGCCGCCACACCTTGTCGATGTTGAGCGACAGGAGGTGGTTGAGCAGGTCGTAACGCGGCGCGATGGACGAGAACATCCGCCGGACGTGCGCGGCCTTTTCCTCGCTGGCCGGGAGCGCCGAAGGGCGGACGGGGGTCTGCGGCATACCGTAAATGGGCTCGCGGGTGTAGAATAGACGCGGAAAGGTACCCCCCGCCCCGGTCGCCAGCAAGGCCGCGCGCCGCGCCTGAAACTTCCCGCCGGAGGATGCCGTACCCCTCGCAAGGAGGTACGGTTTTCACCCCGTTTCCTACGTTGACCGCAACCGCGCTTACGGACCACGAGCTCGTCGCCCTCGCCCAGAAAGGGAGTGAGAAGGCATACCGCGAGCTGC from Longimicrobium sp. includes these protein-coding regions:
- a CDS encoding menaquinone biosynthesis decarboxylase codes for the protein MVYQNLRDFLRFLDRTGQLVRIRQPVSVDLEMAEITDRTMKLPGGGPALLFERPVLMDGTESPIPVAINIFGSWRRMAAALGVDDVEVHARRIAELVKPEIPKGLWGKMAMLPKLAELTKVPPRPYKGAPPCQQVILREGEFDLTRFPVLKTWPHDGGPFITLPMVVTSDPETGIQNIGMYRMQVFGPTSTGMHWQRHKGGAAHYRAWKKQRGGRMPVVVAIGGDPATMYTPSAPLPPGIDEYLFGGFLRRDPVRTCKAITADLTIPAEAEIVLEGYVDTDEELRIEGPFGDHTGFYTLEDPYPTFHVTTVTLREEPIYPATLVGRPPVEDVYLGGATERIFLPLARLTMPEIVDYHMPPEGVFHNLVFVSIRKEYPGHAYKVMNGLWGMGLMSLAKVIVVVDEGIDVRNTQEAWWYALGNIDPERDVKFTKGPVDDLDHAAQNPSFGSKMGIDGTRKWPEEGFTRRWPEMIEMSPDVKAHVDGIWARLGIEPID
- a CDS encoding class I SAM-dependent methyltransferase, which codes for MPQTPVRPSALPASEEKAAHVRRMFSSIAPRYDLLNHLLSLNIDKVWRRRAVDRLGWERNPGGTYLDSCAGTLDLSVELARRPGFTGRVVGSDFTYAMLEHGTDKLASIPVEPACADAMLLPFADESFDGATVGFGVRNLADLDVGLRETARVLKPGARFVILEFTTPGWQPFRGLYLFYFLRVLPAVGRLVSKHDSAYTYLPESVRQFPEPPELAARMERAGFADIGWTTLSGGIAALHWGTKR